A portion of the Esox lucius isolate fEsoLuc1 chromosome 20, fEsoLuc1.pri, whole genome shotgun sequence genome contains these proteins:
- the LOC105018782 gene encoding rho GTPase-activating protein 6 isoform X2, which produces MMGDLIPFGRRISYLGDFTWNSMSERSVRLIPVPLQSLSELERVRLQEVALTRLLQDYDLGCQITIPKDGQKRKKSLRRKLDSLAKEKSKDKEFQPQAFGIPLSQVISNDRAHKQRQEAHFQAQREEQRDPSDLVSSLLHLAPRRSTKDKELSSSNSSLSSASETPNESPSPNTPEPAPRSRRRGGLSVDCITDLDDNQSHLLEALQLSLPAETPGNKQKQSDKKHSLNPIYRQVPRVVESCCVHLEKYGLQTVGVFRVGSSKKRVRQLREEYDQGWEIQLDEEHSVHDVAALLKEFLRDMPDPLLTRELYTAFINTMQLDRSDQESSMQLLMYLLPPCNSDTLQRLLEFLAMVAAHADDRQNQDGQEVTGNKMTPLNLATVFGPNLLHKQKSSDKEFAVQSFARAEESTAIIEVVQRMITTQETLFMVPPDLQNEVLISLLETDPDVVDYLLRRKASQSYGPGVSRNRGPISLTERRCSSDSYKASSGEVSPYDNNSPVLSERLLSQAQNDSSPLSDRFFHLQVGQVKGCPSSTCQSADQDTPDDNFWGTWDITLNKGFLDRRILESSYCGSSEGLGCHQGNNSKPPVRRSYTSLGVPECRPHPPVTRSSSSPLAEIGQKQQSQQPLLQHQPQSQSETCSSEDLASRGGVSQNASPSVQDKPGSRVDGWPPLLHPGPFRGTPREYSQSTPTLTMSTPQTRGLTPQSPRQPPQGHSSPRPQTEARTNPSPGPPEGKVSGGPEWQSERWQIWRLLSADNADTLPETLV; this is translated from the exons ATGATGGGAGACCTCATACCGTTCGGCAGGCGCATCTCCTACCTT GGTGACTTCACATGGAACAGCATGTCAGAGAGGAGCGTACGCCTGATCCCGGTTCCCCTGCAGAGCCTCTCGGAGCTGGAGAGGGTCCGGCTGCAGGAGGTGGCCCTCACCAGGCTCCTCCAGGACTACGACCTGGGCTGTCAGATCACCATCCCCAAAG ATGGGCAGAAGCGTAAAAAGTCCCTCAGGAGGAAGTTGGATTCACTGGCCAAAGAGAAGAGCAAAGACAAAG agttTCAGCCTCAGGCCTTCGGCATACCACTGTCCCAGGTGATCTCCAACGACCGTGCCCACAAACAGCGGCAGGAGGCCCACTTCCAGGCCCAGCGCGAGGAGCAGCGTGACCCCAGTGACTTGGTCTCCTCCCTCCTGCACCTCGCCCCGCGGAGGAGCACCAAGGACAAGGAGCTGTCAAGCAGCAACTCGTCCCTCAGCTCCGCCTCGGAGACGCCGAACGAGTCGCCGTCGCCCAACACCCCCGAGCCAGCACCGCGCTCACGCAGGAGG GGAGGACTGTCTGTGGACTGCATCACAGACCTGGATGACAACCAGTCCCATCTCCTGGAGGCCCTGCAGCTCTCCCTGCCGGCCGAGACGCCGGGCAACAAGCAGAAGCAGAGTGACAAAAAGCACAGCCTGAACCCCATCTATCGCCAGGTCCCCCGGGTGGTGGAGAGCTGCTGTGTACACCTGGAGAAATACG GGCTGCAGACCGTGGGCGTCTTCCGTGTGGGGAGTTCCAAGAAAAGGGTGCGCCAG CTGCGAGAGGAGTATGACCAGGGCTGGGAGATCCAGCTGGACGAGGAGCACAGCGTTCACGACGTCGCCGCGCTGCTCAAGGAGTTCCTGAGAGACATGCCAGACCCCCTGCTGACCAGAGAGCTCTACACAGCCTTCATCAACACCATGC AGTTGGACCGTTCTGACCAGGAGAGCTCCATGCAGCTGCTGATGTACCTGCTCCCACCATGCAATAGTGACACCCTGCAACGCCTCCTGGAGTTCCTGGCCATGGTGGCCGCCCACGCAGACGACAGACAGAACCAGGATGGACAGGAG gtTACAGGGAACAAAATGACGCCTCTCAATCTGGCCACGGTCTTCGGGCCCAACCTCCTGCATAAGCAGAAGAGCTCAGACAAGGAGTTTGCTGTCCAGAGTTTTGCACGCGCTGAGGAGAGTACAGCCATCATAGAAGTGGTACAGAGGATGATCACCACCCAGGAGACCCTCTTTATG GTGCCTCCTGACCTGCAGAATGAAGTTCTGATTAGTCTTCTGGAGACAGACCCTGATGTGGTGGACTACTTGCTGCGCAGGAAGGCTTCTCAGTCCTA TGGTCCAGGAGTGTCGCGGAACAGGGGTCCCATCTCTCTGACCGAGAGGCGTTGCTCCAGCGACTCCTACAAGGCCTCCAGCGGTGAGGTGTCCCCCTACGACAACAACTCCCCAGTGCTTTCTGAGCGTCTGCTCTCCCAGGCCCAGAACGACAGCAGTCCCCTCTCTGATAGGTTCTTTCACCTACAAGTGGGCCAGGTCAAAGGTTGTCCCAGCAGCACCTGCCAATCCGCAGACCAAG ATACACCTGATGACAACTTCTGGGGGACCTGGGATATTACTCTGAACAAAGGGTTTCTGGATCGCCGTATCCTCG AATCCAGCTATTGCGGCTCATCGGAGGGACTCGGCTGTCACCAAGGTAACAACAGCAAACCGCCTGTCAGACGAAGTTACACCTCATTGGGTGTGCCTGAATGCAGGCCACACCCCCCAGTGACTCGCAGCAGCAGTAGCCCTCTGGCGGAGATAGGGCAGAAACAGCAAAGTCAACAACCATTGTTACAACACCAACCACAGAGCCAATCAGAGACCTGCAGCTCAGAGGACCTAGCATCAAGGGGCGGAGTCTCCCAGAACGCCAGTCCCTCGGTTCAAGACAAGCCGGGCAGCAGGGTGGATGGATGGCCTCCCCTTCTCCACCCTGGCCCCTTCAGAGGGACCCCCCGAGAATATTCCCAGTCCACGCCTACCCTCACCATGTCTACTCCTCAGACCAGGGGGCTGACACCCCAGAGCCCCCGACAGCCGCCCCAGGGCCACAGTAGCCCCAGGCCCCAGACTGAGGCACGTACGAACCCATCCCCTGGTCCTCCGGAAGGGAAGGTGTCAGGGGGTCCCGAATGGCAGAGCGAGAGGTGGCAGATTTGGCGGCTCCTGTCAGCCGACAACGCGGACACGCTGCCAGAGACTCTGGTGTGA